In Aquiflexum balticum DSM 16537, a single genomic region encodes these proteins:
- a CDS encoding chorismate-binding protein → MQTTLDTNQISLEVYLRNLISLSLLEGHQVAIWRKPKSHFLQVLIDKTGELKRITPNLEELSSGFIVHPFEDQEDKKAFFLTADTYFKINLQTTFEEQRIYLEPISSIIPKEKSTADINKNFVAENKFENERIAEPCSKTDFIHLVEKGIKAVEEGQLNKIVPARFKKIKLNDNFDLVSSLKSLIQSYPNAFINFFHIPTVGTWIGASPEILIHTKGDEFYTISLAGTQKAQGDNPLKSVAWTQKEIEEQALVSRYIVDCFKKIRLREYDEYGPKTVLAGNLLHLRSDFKVNMTATNFPQLGSVMLKLLHPTSAVCGMPREMAFDFLSKNENFDRSLFAGFIGPVNIEEETTIYVNLRTARLMQGYAILYAGAGVTEDSIPEKEWEETEMKCDIIGEHLNLENKF, encoded by the coding sequence ATGCAAACTACTTTAGACACCAATCAGATTTCATTGGAAGTTTATCTGAGAAACCTCATTTCTTTGAGTTTGCTGGAAGGACATCAGGTTGCCATTTGGAGAAAACCGAAATCCCATTTTCTTCAGGTATTGATAGATAAGACAGGAGAGCTAAAAAGGATAACCCCAAACCTGGAAGAACTATCTTCCGGTTTTATTGTCCATCCTTTTGAGGATCAAGAGGACAAAAAAGCATTTTTCCTAACAGCAGATACATACTTTAAAATTAATCTTCAAACGACTTTTGAAGAACAGAGGATTTATTTAGAACCTATATCAAGCATCATCCCAAAAGAAAAATCCACTGCTGATATCAATAAAAACTTTGTTGCTGAAAATAAATTTGAGAATGAAAGAATAGCTGAACCCTGCAGCAAAACAGATTTTATCCATCTAGTGGAAAAGGGTATAAAGGCAGTTGAGGAAGGGCAACTCAATAAAATAGTGCCCGCACGTTTTAAGAAAATCAAACTCAATGACAATTTTGATCTTGTCAGTTCCTTAAAAAGCCTTATCCAATCGTATCCAAATGCATTTATTAATTTTTTCCATATCCCAACGGTTGGAACTTGGATAGGGGCATCTCCGGAAATTCTGATCCATACAAAAGGTGATGAATTCTATACCATTTCTTTGGCCGGAACCCAAAAAGCCCAGGGAGACAACCCACTCAAATCAGTGGCTTGGACGCAAAAAGAAATAGAAGAACAGGCTTTGGTAAGTCGCTATATTGTGGATTGCTTCAAAAAAATCAGATTGAGGGAATACGATGAATATGGACCAAAAACTGTTCTTGCAGGAAATTTACTCCATTTACGTTCGGATTTTAAAGTAAATATGACGGCCACTAATTTCCCGCAATTAGGTTCAGTCATGTTAAAGTTATTACATCCAACGTCTGCGGTCTGTGGTATGCCCCGAGAAATGGCTTTTGATTTTTTAAGTAAAAACGAAAATTTTGACCGCTCACTATTTGCAGGATTTATAGGCCCTGTAAATATAGAGGAAGAAACCACCATTTATGTGAACCTGAGAACAGCAAGGTTAATGCAAGGCTACGCGATACTCTATGCAGGTGCCGGAGTAACGGAAGATTCCATTCCTGAAAAAGAATGGGAGGAAACAGAAATGAAATGCGATATTATCGGTGAACACCTTAACCTGGAAAATAAATTTTGA
- a CDS encoding RagB/SusD family nutrient uptake outer membrane protein, with product MKKIYIIILTLSMSLVSCDQWLEIEPEYTQDAENFFNTEEDFQRAVIGVYDLMQTNYLQIWIGEIASDNSIAGGESVNDTQGLHEIDNMTHGGVNNELRDVMRFNYTGIARANFIFENENKIDFASKERLMAEISFIRAYFYFTLVNYFGDMPLIVDRRISINEVFQIDRTPKAEIYAQIERDLDRAIQELNWTNPELGRITKGAALALKGKVLLYQQKFSEAAQVFDELISTNQANYALVSDMNTMWLAVNQNRSEDVFTIQHSGLQGGDYGCLVCLQGNPAVGFHSIRNYVGPFYADGNSYNLPTQNLYDFFGNDPRRQVTILDLDAFIAAQPNPDDISYAVGGGGHTGYFNNKYIKRAAERGLPDDDLTSQLNYRAIRFADVLLMAAEAFAQTGNDARARVELNKVRQRAGVAEITSSGAQLLEDIYRERRLELSGEGLRFWDLVRTGKAAEAIPGFQVGKHELFPIPQVEIDLAGGRWSQNPGY from the coding sequence ATGAAAAAAATATATATCATCATTCTTACATTGAGCATGTCACTTGTTTCATGCGATCAGTGGCTGGAAATTGAACCTGAATACACTCAGGATGCCGAGAATTTCTTCAACACAGAAGAAGATTTTCAAAGGGCTGTTATAGGTGTTTATGACTTAATGCAAACAAACTATTTGCAGATTTGGATAGGAGAAATTGCATCAGATAATTCTATAGCAGGAGGAGAAAGTGTAAACGATACTCAAGGACTTCACGAGATTGACAACATGACACATGGTGGAGTCAACAATGAATTGAGAGATGTAATGAGATTTAACTATACCGGTATAGCAAGAGCTAATTTTATTTTTGAAAATGAAAATAAAATAGATTTCGCATCCAAAGAGCGATTAATGGCGGAGATTTCTTTCATTAGAGCTTATTTCTATTTTACTCTTGTCAATTATTTTGGAGATATGCCACTGATAGTGGACAGAAGAATTTCTATCAATGAAGTTTTCCAAATAGACAGGACTCCAAAAGCGGAAATCTATGCTCAAATTGAAAGAGATTTGGATAGAGCAATTCAAGAACTTAATTGGACCAATCCAGAGCTTGGTAGAATTACCAAAGGTGCTGCCCTGGCTTTGAAAGGTAAAGTTTTGTTGTACCAGCAGAAATTTTCAGAAGCTGCACAGGTTTTTGATGAATTGATCAGTACCAATCAAGCTAATTATGCTTTGGTGTCAGATATGAACACGATGTGGTTGGCTGTCAATCAGAACCGAAGTGAGGACGTATTTACAATTCAGCATTCCGGATTACAGGGAGGTGACTATGGTTGTTTGGTTTGTTTGCAGGGTAATCCTGCTGTAGGATTTCATTCAATCCGAAATTACGTAGGCCCATTTTATGCAGATGGTAATAGCTATAATCTTCCAACCCAAAATCTATATGATTTCTTTGGAAATGATCCCAGAAGGCAGGTTACTATCCTGGATTTAGATGCATTTATTGCCGCCCAGCCCAATCCTGATGATATTTCTTATGCAGTTGGTGGAGGTGGTCATACTGGCTACTTCAACAATAAATACATCAAAAGAGCAGCTGAGAGAGGACTTCCCGACGATGACCTTACGAGTCAATTGAATTATAGGGCAATTCGTTTTGCTGATGTATTATTAATGGCTGCAGAGGCATTTGCCCAGACAGGTAATGATGCAAGAGCTAGAGTTGAACTAAATAAAGTAAGACAAAGGGCCGGGGTTGCGGAAATCACCAGTTCGGGTGCACAGCTTTTGGAAGATATCTACAGAGAAAGAAGATTGGAACTTTCGGGAGAAGGATTAAGGTTCTGGGATTTGGTAAGGACAGGTAAAGCTGCGGAAGCCATACCCGGGTTTCAGGTAGGTAAGCATGAATTGTTTCCAATCCCGCAAGTGGAGATAGATTTAGCAGGTGGAAGATGGTCTCAAAATCCAGGTTATTAA
- a CDS encoding glycoside hydrolase family 16 protein: MMKIKMLFLLIMAFFVASCGEEEKQDQVLLPSNLQISIIKETNGSVKASFIAVNANFFRVNFGLPNSTAERATGNSASFTYREPGTYTITVQAHSTENDFISSSQSVTLTNEDLGIGIPNAGYESPLSYDGYNLVWQDEFNGTSLSGDWVHELGDGCPDLCGWGNRELQFYRRENTELKDGHLIIKAIQESVGGKNFTSSRIKTQGKKSFTFGRFDIRAVLPKGQGIWPAIWMLGDNITEVGWPACGEIDIMELVGGNANGRDNTVHGTVHWDNNGQYANFGGSVALQQGIFNDKFHVFSVIWDESKIVWLLDNVPYHQIDTTPQALDEFRKPHFFIFNVAVGGNWPGSPDSSTNFPQQMVVDYIRVFQKN, encoded by the coding sequence ATGATGAAAATAAAAATGCTCTTTTTGTTAATAATGGCCTTTTTTGTAGCATCATGTGGGGAAGAGGAAAAGCAAGACCAGGTTTTGCTGCCTTCAAATCTACAAATATCTATTATCAAGGAGACAAACGGATCAGTAAAGGCCTCTTTTATTGCCGTGAATGCTAATTTCTTTCGGGTAAATTTTGGCTTGCCAAACAGTACCGCTGAGAGGGCGACAGGAAATTCGGCATCATTTACCTACAGGGAACCTGGGACTTATACCATTACTGTACAGGCACATTCCACAGAAAATGATTTTATTTCTTCCAGTCAATCGGTGACCTTAACGAATGAAGACCTTGGTATTGGAATTCCTAATGCTGGATATGAGAGTCCGCTTTCCTATGATGGCTATAATCTGGTATGGCAGGACGAATTTAATGGCACGAGCCTTTCCGGTGATTGGGTGCATGAATTAGGCGATGGTTGCCCTGATCTTTGCGGTTGGGGTAATAGGGAACTCCAATTTTACAGAAGGGAAAACACTGAATTGAAGGATGGACATCTCATTATCAAAGCAATCCAAGAAAGTGTAGGAGGGAAGAATTTCACTTCTTCCAGGATAAAAACTCAAGGTAAAAAATCTTTTACCTTTGGCAGGTTTGATATCAGAGCGGTACTTCCAAAAGGTCAAGGCATATGGCCTGCAATATGGATGTTGGGTGACAATATTACTGAAGTAGGTTGGCCTGCTTGTGGAGAAATTGATATCATGGAACTGGTTGGAGGAAATGCCAATGGTAGAGATAATACCGTGCATGGAACTGTGCATTGGGATAACAACGGTCAATATGCAAACTTTGGAGGATCAGTTGCCCTTCAACAAGGCATCTTCAATGATAAATTCCATGTGTTTTCTGTGATTTGGGATGAAAGTAAAATTGTTTGGCTTTTGGACAATGTCCCATATCACCAAATCGACACTACTCCTCAAGCATTGGATGAATTCAGAAAACCACATTTTTTCATCTTCAATGTTGCGGTGGGAGGTAATTGGCCAGGAAGTCCGGATTCCAGCACCAATTTCCCACAGCAAATGGTAGTGGACTATATAAGGGTTTTTCAAAAAAATTAA
- a CDS encoding PKD domain-containing protein: MKKYIKYLFLLLPVVLMAACIEEYRLDATTPPDQAARFSFQPSPENDNIINFTADLEFFMMKWDLGNGASGTGKNVTGIYPSAGTYNVTLTIFDRGGSASTTLEVVIEQTDPTLLDRPIYNLLTGGIDAIEGKTWVVDSARSGHFGVGPDPIGAGGYFPEWYQAQPNEKVGSGMYTDRYTFFLRDFEFDWETNGFVYLNAAQGSNFPGAFDPGVGDLSAPFVSPGGLTWNIVEEEGEFPILNLSNPGFLGYYAGTNSFQIIRLEENEMFVRFIDQANAGLSWYVRLIPAGFDSGAGNPDPDPDPDPDTGGNVAITLQDLIGGGEKAWKLKPAAGAFGVGPNPGSDQFYPNGNDISGERPCLFNDLFIFKNGGVFEYDAQGDIFGEFYMGLAEEQCQPASNLAGTPGEAWGPGVHTFSFTEGTSTVNPKITVTGTGAFIALPKAYNGGEYTAGPPATNRSVTYDVIAFENEELTISIDISNNGSVFWTFVLIPDDN; this comes from the coding sequence ATGAAAAAATATATAAAATATTTGTTTTTACTGCTGCCGGTAGTCTTGATGGCAGCGTGTATTGAGGAGTACAGATTAGATGCGACCACTCCTCCTGATCAGGCAGCAAGATTTAGTTTCCAGCCTAGTCCAGAAAATGACAATATCATTAATTTTACCGCAGATCTCGAGTTTTTCATGATGAAGTGGGATTTGGGAAATGGGGCTTCCGGTACGGGGAAAAATGTTACAGGTATTTACCCCTCGGCAGGAACTTACAACGTTACCCTGACTATTTTTGATCGGGGTGGCAGTGCCAGCACAACTTTGGAAGTCGTGATAGAACAAACAGACCCCACATTGCTTGACAGGCCGATATATAATTTGTTGACAGGAGGAATTGATGCCATAGAAGGAAAGACTTGGGTAGTTGATTCTGCCCGTTCAGGCCATTTTGGGGTTGGACCCGATCCTATTGGGGCGGGGGGATATTTCCCTGAATGGTATCAGGCACAGCCAAATGAAAAAGTTGGCAGTGGTATGTACACTGATAGGTATACTTTTTTCTTGAGGGATTTTGAATTTGATTGGGAGACCAATGGTTTTGTGTATCTCAATGCAGCCCAAGGATCAAATTTCCCAGGTGCGTTTGACCCGGGGGTGGGTGACCTTTCCGCACCATTTGTTTCTCCAGGAGGCTTGACTTGGAATATTGTAGAAGAGGAGGGTGAATTCCCAATTTTGAATCTCAGTAACCCTGGATTCCTTGGATATTACGCAGGCACAAATTCATTTCAGATTATACGGCTTGAGGAGAATGAAATGTTTGTTCGTTTTATTGATCAGGCAAATGCAGGTTTGTCTTGGTATGTCAGGTTGATTCCAGCGGGATTTGACAGCGGTGCAGGAAATCCAGACCCAGATCCAGATCCAGATCCCGATACTGGTGGGAATGTCGCAATTACGCTTCAGGATTTGATTGGAGGCGGTGAGAAGGCATGGAAACTTAAACCTGCAGCAGGAGCTTTCGGAGTTGGACCTAATCCAGGAAGTGATCAATTCTATCCCAATGGAAATGACATTTCGGGAGAACGGCCTTGTTTATTCAATGATCTTTTTATTTTTAAAAATGGCGGTGTATTTGAATATGATGCGCAAGGTGATATTTTTGGCGAGTTCTATATGGGATTAGCTGAAGAACAATGCCAACCTGCATCCAACCTTGCAGGTACACCGGGAGAGGCTTGGGGTCCAGGAGTACATACCTTCAGCTTTACCGAAGGTACATCTACTGTAAATCCTAAAATCACGGTGACAGGCACAGGGGCATTTATAGCACTTCCTAAAGCATATAATGGTGGTGAGTACACCGCAGGCCCGCCTGCGACAAATAGATCTGTAACTTACGACGTCATTGCTTTTGAAAATGAAGAATTGACAATTTCTATAGATATCTCCAATAATGGTAGTGTATTCTGGACATTTGTATTGATTCCTGATGATAACTAA
- a CDS encoding hotdog fold thioesterase, with translation MIFQSNASLEALNDWGKDTMTDFLDIRFTRIGEDFLEATMPVANKTKQPLGLLHGGANVVLAETLGSVAASLTIDRQNQYCVGLEINANHLKSVKEGFVRGIAKPIHLGKKTQVWEIKIYTDQDMLSCISRITLAVIDKK, from the coding sequence ATGATATTTCAATCAAATGCAAGTTTAGAAGCCCTCAACGATTGGGGCAAGGATACGATGACGGATTTTTTGGATATAAGATTTACCCGGATTGGAGAAGATTTCCTGGAAGCCACAATGCCTGTGGCAAACAAAACCAAACAACCCCTTGGCCTGTTACATGGGGGAGCAAATGTGGTTTTGGCAGAAACTCTTGGGTCAGTAGCCGCAAGCTTGACCATCGACAGGCAGAATCAATATTGTGTGGGTTTGGAGATCAATGCCAATCATCTCAAATCTGTCAAAGAAGGTTTTGTCAGGGGAATTGCTAAACCCATACATTTGGGAAAAAAAACGCAAGTTTGGGAAATAAAAATATATACCGATCAAGACATGTTAAGTTGCATCAGTAGGATTACATTAGCTGTAATTGATAAAAAGTAA
- a CDS encoding SusC/RagA family TonB-linked outer membrane protein: MKKILWLCLTIGIHFGIAAQSGMITGTVVDQRGETLPGVNILKVGTSLGTITDLDGNFSIEGRVGDEFKFSFIGFKTQLVKAGSNLRLDIVMLDEIESLSEVIVVGYGTATKKELTGAVSQIQGEDVTKMKMPRLDQALQGKISGVSITTNSGAPGGTSNIRIRGLGTFGNNNPLILVDGVIFDAAGLNSLNPNDIETINVLKDGTAGIYGVRAANGVIIIETKKGSLNSKASVDFSAYYGVQESARKLNLLNAREYAILKNEAFAAGGMAPPFNNVNLGAGTDWQNEVFETAPIQEYNLTVTGGSEKSSYSIGGSYFGQQGIVGGPKSNFERYNARVNFITELAPKVKLTSVFLFTHEQTSGIAQGGIGSVLFNTINAYPTEPVFVGDRFSYLENVADIINPLAQIENTFNETFVNKIVGKEEISYQINEHFSLNGRAGYNFALVDGKSFAPLAWFGPGKFANSARNENLDPVLVDVGGTLIERGASVFENRDSFLDYNLESFLNYDRRFQDIHRIKGTLGVSYFGNRNMGLNGTGFNIPNNDLAFADISANQAPGGFLNQTGSFQTRQRLVSAFIRGEYELKGRYMFSAILRRDGSTNFGPNNRIGYFPSVSAGWVVSDEEFFGKSSVIDFMKVRASFGVSGNDQIGLFRYRGLMNGLARYVFNDFIINGAAIGATSNPDLKWETTLQTNIGLDFTLWRSIDFTANYFIKDTRDLLFQPAVSALLGSYGPGGSPPVINAGNVSNKGLELEIGYGTRKQTGVNFRIDYNATFIRNRVTKVPEGLDFIPGAGFSVGGNVATRFQEGFPIGYFIGFQTDGIFQSQEEIASSPVVQSGAVPGDLRFVDTNGDGVINFSDDSDRTFIGSPIPDFIMGLNLAMDFKGFDISANVYAAIGQEIIRNYERQQPFANQLAYNINRWTGPGTTNEIPRLTTGQTRNSVFSDFFVEDGSFVRLRNVQLGYTLPEAVSGKIGISSMRFYVAANNLITLTRYMGFDPDVGSGNPLFAGVDNGIFPQARVIMGGLNFRF; this comes from the coding sequence ATGAAAAAAATTTTATGGTTGTGTTTGACCATTGGAATTCATTTTGGTATTGCTGCGCAATCGGGAATGATTACCGGAACAGTAGTTGATCAAAGGGGAGAGACACTTCCCGGAGTCAATATTCTGAAGGTTGGTACCAGTTTGGGTACTATTACGGATTTGGATGGGAATTTTTCCATCGAAGGGAGGGTAGGAGATGAATTTAAATTCAGTTTTATAGGATTCAAAACCCAATTGGTGAAGGCCGGAAGCAATCTGCGCCTTGATATTGTAATGCTCGATGAAATCGAATCATTGAGTGAGGTGATTGTAGTGGGTTATGGTACTGCAACTAAAAAAGAACTTACGGGAGCGGTTTCTCAAATTCAGGGAGAGGATGTAACAAAAATGAAAATGCCTCGCTTGGACCAGGCATTGCAAGGGAAAATCTCGGGTGTAAGTATTACCACAAATTCTGGAGCACCCGGAGGAACTTCCAATATCAGAATTAGGGGTTTGGGTACATTTGGCAATAATAATCCGCTGATTTTAGTAGATGGGGTTATTTTTGATGCCGCAGGTCTTAACTCATTAAATCCTAATGATATCGAGACCATCAACGTCCTAAAAGACGGAACAGCAGGCATATATGGAGTAAGAGCTGCGAATGGTGTAATTATTATTGAGACAAAAAAGGGAAGTCTCAATAGCAAGGCCTCAGTAGATTTTAGTGCGTATTATGGTGTGCAGGAATCTGCCAGAAAGCTGAATCTATTGAATGCAAGAGAATATGCAATTTTAAAAAATGAGGCTTTTGCGGCAGGTGGGATGGCCCCGCCATTTAACAATGTCAATTTGGGTGCTGGTACTGATTGGCAAAATGAGGTTTTTGAAACAGCTCCGATTCAGGAATATAACTTAACCGTTACAGGCGGATCTGAGAAATCTTCCTATTCTATTGGCGGATCTTATTTTGGACAGCAAGGTATCGTAGGAGGTCCAAAGTCTAACTTTGAACGATATAATGCCAGGGTAAACTTTATTACAGAACTCGCTCCCAAGGTGAAGCTGACAAGTGTATTTTTATTCACTCATGAACAAACCAGCGGAATTGCACAAGGGGGGATCGGTTCTGTATTATTTAACACCATTAATGCCTATCCAACTGAGCCTGTTTTTGTAGGCGATAGGTTTTCATATTTGGAAAATGTAGCAGATATCATTAACCCATTGGCTCAGATTGAAAATACTTTCAATGAAACATTTGTAAATAAAATTGTTGGTAAAGAGGAAATCTCCTATCAAATCAATGAGCATTTTAGTTTGAATGGTAGAGCTGGATATAATTTTGCTTTGGTTGATGGAAAATCCTTTGCTCCTTTAGCTTGGTTTGGTCCTGGAAAGTTTGCCAATAGTGCGAGAAATGAGAATTTAGATCCTGTACTTGTAGATGTAGGAGGCACATTAATCGAAAGAGGTGCTTCGGTATTTGAGAACAGGGATTCATTTTTAGATTATAACCTGGAATCTTTCTTGAATTATGACAGAAGATTCCAAGATATCCACAGAATCAAAGGTACGTTGGGTGTAAGTTACTTCGGTAACCGAAACATGGGTCTTAATGGTACCGGATTCAACATTCCAAACAATGATCTTGCATTCGCAGATATTTCAGCGAATCAGGCTCCGGGAGGGTTTTTGAATCAGACAGGTTCTTTCCAAACCAGACAAAGACTGGTATCTGCCTTTATTAGAGGTGAGTATGAATTGAAAGGTAGATACATGTTCTCAGCCATTTTGAGAAGAGACGGATCAACTAATTTTGGACCAAACAATAGAATTGGATATTTCCCTTCCGTGTCTGCGGGATGGGTGGTGTCTGACGAAGAATTTTTTGGTAAAAGCAGTGTAATTGATTTCATGAAAGTGAGGGCCAGCTTTGGTGTATCCGGAAATGATCAAATCGGACTTTTCAGGTATAGAGGCTTGATGAATGGATTGGCTAGATATGTCTTCAATGACTTTATCATCAACGGTGCGGCCATCGGTGCTACCAGTAACCCTGATTTGAAGTGGGAGACAACCTTACAGACAAATATTGGATTGGACTTCACACTATGGAGAAGTATTGATTTCACAGCAAATTACTTCATCAAGGATACAAGAGATTTATTGTTTCAACCAGCTGTTTCGGCTCTATTGGGATCATATGGTCCAGGTGGTTCGCCTCCGGTTATCAATGCAGGAAATGTTTCCAACAAAGGTCTTGAATTGGAGATTGGATATGGTACACGAAAGCAAACCGGAGTGAATTTTAGAATTGATTACAATGCCACCTTTATCAGAAACAGGGTAACTAAAGTTCCGGAAGGATTGGATTTTATTCCGGGAGCTGGATTTAGTGTAGGAGGTAATGTTGCCACAAGATTCCAGGAAGGATTCCCAATTGGATATTTCATTGGATTCCAAACAGACGGGATTTTTCAATCTCAGGAAGAAATTGCTTCCAGCCCAGTTGTACAATCAGGCGCAGTCCCAGGTGATTTAAGGTTTGTGGATACAAATGGAGATGGTGTCATCAATTTCAGCGATGATTCTGACCGTACGTTTATAGGTTCACCGATTCCTGATTTCATTATGGGTTTGAATTTGGCCATGGATTTCAAAGGATTTGATATTTCAGCCAATGTATATGCTGCAATAGGCCAGGAAATTATCAGGAACTATGAAAGGCAACAACCTTTTGCCAATCAATTGGCATATAATATAAACAGGTGGACGGGTCCAGGCACTACCAATGAAATCCCAAGACTTACCACAGGTCAGACAAGAAATTCAGTGTTTTCCGACTTCTTTGTTGAAGATGGTTCTTTTGTGAGGTTAAGAAATGTTCAGTTAGGATATACGCTTCCAGAAGCTGTTTCAGGAAAAATCGGTATCAGCTCGATGAGATTTTACGTTGCTGCTAATAACCTGATCACCTTGACCAGGTATATGGGATTTGACCCCGATGTGGGATCCGGTAATCCTTTATTTGCAGGTGTTGATAATGGTATATTTCCACAGGCAAGGGTAATCATGGGCGGTTTAAACTTTAGATTCTAA
- the menD gene encoding 2-succinyl-5-enolpyruvyl-6-hydroxy-3-cyclohexene-1-carboxylic-acid synthase yields the protein MIIQPITDLVSLCHIKGITEAILSPGSRCAPITLAFTRHSGIHSRTISDERSAAFIALGIAQQLEKPVVLVCTSGSAAYNYAPAIAEAFFQRIPLLVITADRPPEWIDQWDGQTIRQTNIFGKHVKGSFTFPDEYGHNDKIWHANRIANEAINLACQYPPGPVHINIPLREPFYPDAEELFKFSDSVRDIGLLRSSKELSETARENLLLSIPKFKKVLIIPGQQKPNNSIKHLLEEIIRTRKATVVSDSISNMQSGNTINLHDHFLGMGTDPVFTPDLIISFGKSIISKSLKAFLRKSQAEHWHIQPDGYVPDTYQHLSKIIQSNETSFLRFLLENGNSSDHHFTKAWIDAERKIAHHLPSILSKAKFGEYSALAICLEAIPQESKLHVANSMAVRYVNLLGKRDQEIICNRGTSGIDGSNSTAVGCTFTTKDPVTLITGDMAFFYDRNAFWHNYKMSNLRIILLNNHAGGIFRLIDGPSKQPELEEYFETKQRLSAGYLAKDFGFEYHLANDKRSLEMGLKDFYRESINPKILEIETESPKNAEILKWIKSEISKI from the coding sequence TTGATTATTCAACCTATCACTGATCTGGTTTCACTTTGCCATATCAAAGGAATAACTGAGGCAATTTTATCTCCTGGATCCAGATGTGCTCCGATTACATTGGCATTTACCAGACATTCAGGAATTCATTCCAGAACGATTTCAGATGAAAGGTCAGCAGCATTTATTGCTTTGGGAATTGCTCAGCAGCTTGAGAAACCTGTGGTCCTCGTCTGTACGTCCGGCTCAGCGGCATACAACTATGCTCCTGCCATTGCAGAAGCTTTCTTTCAGCGTATACCCCTTTTGGTGATCACTGCTGACAGGCCACCGGAATGGATTGACCAATGGGATGGACAAACGATCCGGCAAACAAATATATTCGGAAAGCATGTCAAAGGATCTTTTACTTTCCCGGATGAATATGGACATAATGATAAAATCTGGCATGCCAATAGGATCGCCAATGAAGCTATTAATCTTGCTTGTCAATATCCTCCGGGACCGGTTCATATCAACATTCCTTTGAGAGAGCCTTTCTATCCTGATGCTGAGGAATTATTTAAATTTTCTGATTCGGTCAGGGACATTGGCCTATTGCGTTCTTCAAAAGAACTTTCTGAAACAGCTCGGGAAAACCTTCTCCTTTCAATCCCAAAATTCAAAAAGGTTCTGATCATTCCGGGACAGCAAAAGCCAAATAATAGTATAAAGCATCTTTTGGAAGAAATAATCAGAACAAGAAAAGCAACTGTAGTATCCGATAGTATCTCCAACATGCAATCCGGAAACACTATAAATCTACATGATCATTTCTTGGGTATGGGCACTGATCCTGTTTTCACTCCTGATCTAATTATATCCTTTGGCAAGTCTATCATATCAAAAAGCCTTAAAGCTTTCCTTAGAAAATCCCAAGCAGAGCATTGGCACATTCAACCCGATGGATATGTACCGGACACTTATCAACATTTATCCAAAATAATACAATCCAATGAAACTTCCTTTTTAAGGTTCCTGCTTGAAAATGGAAATAGTAGTGACCACCATTTCACCAAAGCCTGGATTGATGCCGAGAGAAAAATTGCACATCACTTACCTTCAATTTTAAGTAAAGCAAAATTTGGTGAATACAGTGCTCTGGCTATATGTCTGGAAGCCATACCGCAAGAATCCAAATTACATGTCGCTAACAGCATGGCCGTAAGATATGTGAATCTATTGGGGAAAAGAGACCAGGAAATAATTTGTAACCGGGGCACTAGCGGAATCGACGGTAGTAACAGTACAGCCGTTGGATGCACTTTTACCACAAAAGATCCAGTCACTTTGATTACAGGCGATATGGCCTTTTTCTATGATAGAAATGCATTTTGGCATAACTATAAAATGAGCAACCTCAGGATAATACTTTTGAATAATCACGCAGGGGGAATATTCAGGTTGATCGATGGACCTTCCAAACAACCTGAACTGGAAGAATATTTTGAAACCAAACAACGCTTAAGTGCAGGATATCTTGCAAAAGATTTTGGATTTGAATACCACTTGGCAAATGATAAAAGAAGCTTGGAAATGGGCCTTAAAGATTTTTACAGGGAATCTATTAATCCTAAAATCTTGGAAATTGAGACAGAAAGTCCTAAAAATGCGGAAATTTTGAAATGGATAAAAAGTGAAATTTCAAAAATCTGA